One region of Streptomyces rishiriensis genomic DNA includes:
- a CDS encoding carbohydrate ABC transporter permease: MTPDSSTAEVRGRPRAAAVRSRPRGGGRTSDTASRPSAGRRGRRQTAPWLYLAPALVVLAALLAYPVYQLGLISLFRYTQAQVSGGEPTAFRGFGNYADVFSDDRFWQVLLSTVVFATACVVSTLAVGCALAVLLTRVRAVPRLALMLAAMGAWATPAVTGSTVWLFLFDPDFGPVNRLLGLGDHSWTYGRLSAFLLVLLEVVWCSFPFVMVTVYAGIRSVPSEVLEAAALDGASQWRIWRSVLAPMLRPILVVVTIQSVIWDFKVFTQIYVMTNGGGIAGQNLVLNVYAYQQAFASSQYGLGAAIGVVMLLILLAVTLVYLRLLRRQGEEL; this comes from the coding sequence ATGACACCCGACAGCTCAACCGCCGAGGTCCGTGGGCGACCGCGGGCCGCAGCAGTCCGGTCGCGCCCACGCGGCGGTGGCCGCACATCCGATACCGCCTCGCGCCCCTCGGCAGGGCGGAGGGGGCGGCGGCAGACGGCGCCCTGGCTCTACCTCGCGCCCGCGCTCGTCGTCCTCGCCGCGCTGCTCGCCTACCCCGTCTACCAGCTCGGCCTGATCTCGCTCTTCCGCTACACCCAGGCCCAGGTCAGCGGCGGGGAGCCCACCGCCTTCCGGGGCTTCGGCAACTACGCGGACGTCTTCTCCGACGACCGGTTCTGGCAGGTGCTCCTGTCGACGGTCGTCTTCGCGACGGCCTGTGTGGTCTCCACCCTGGCCGTCGGCTGCGCACTCGCCGTGCTCCTCACGCGCGTGCGTGCCGTGCCGCGGCTGGCGCTGATGCTGGCCGCGATGGGCGCCTGGGCGACCCCCGCGGTCACCGGCTCCACGGTCTGGCTCTTCCTGTTCGACCCCGACTTCGGTCCGGTGAACCGGCTGCTGGGCCTCGGCGACCACTCGTGGACGTACGGCCGCCTCAGCGCCTTCCTCCTCGTCCTGCTCGAAGTGGTCTGGTGTTCCTTCCCGTTCGTGATGGTCACCGTCTACGCCGGGATCCGTTCCGTGCCGTCCGAGGTCCTGGAGGCGGCGGCGCTGGACGGCGCCTCGCAGTGGCGGATCTGGCGGTCCGTGCTGGCCCCGATGCTCCGCCCGATCCTCGTGGTCGTCACCATCCAGTCGGTCATCTGGGACTTCAAGGTCTTCACCCAGATCTACGTGATGACCAACGGGGGCGGCATCGCCGGGCAGAACCTCGTCCTGAACGTCTACGCCTACCAACAGGCCTTCGCCTCCTCGCAGTACGGCCTGGGAGCGGCGATCGGCGTCGTGATGCTGCTGATCCTGCTCGCCGTCACGCTGGTCTATCTGCGGCTGCTGCGCCGACAGGGGGAGGAACTGTGA
- a CDS encoding carbohydrate ABC transporter permease has product MRSVRGAVARPWRFAAEACALLVAVVVAFPLYWMVLGAFKPAGEIRSSEPRPWTLAPSLDSFRRVFGQQEFGRYFLNSLVVAGAVVIASGVIAFLAATAVTRFRFRFRTTLLIMFLVAQMVPVEALTIPLFFLMRDFGQLNTLGSLILPHIAFSLPFAIWMLRGFVKAVPEALEEAAYLDGASRTRFMWQILFPLVLPGLVATSVFSFISAWNDFLFAKSFIISDTSQSTLPMALLVFYEPDDPDWGGVMAGSTVMTIPVLVFFVLVQRRLVSGLGGAVKD; this is encoded by the coding sequence GTGCGTTCTGTGCGGGGCGCGGTGGCCCGTCCATGGCGGTTCGCCGCCGAGGCCTGCGCGCTGCTGGTCGCGGTGGTCGTCGCCTTCCCGCTGTACTGGATGGTGCTGGGCGCCTTCAAACCGGCCGGGGAGATCCGCTCGAGCGAGCCACGGCCGTGGACGCTCGCACCCTCCCTGGATTCCTTCCGGCGCGTCTTCGGGCAGCAGGAATTCGGCCGCTACTTCCTCAACAGCCTGGTCGTGGCGGGTGCGGTGGTGATCGCCTCCGGAGTGATCGCGTTTCTCGCCGCGACCGCCGTGACCCGGTTCCGGTTCCGCTTCCGCACCACCCTGCTGATCATGTTCCTGGTGGCCCAGATGGTGCCCGTGGAGGCGCTGACGATCCCGTTGTTCTTCCTCATGCGGGACTTCGGCCAGCTGAACACCCTGGGCTCCCTGATCCTGCCGCACATCGCTTTCTCACTGCCCTTCGCGATCTGGATGCTGAGAGGGTTCGTGAAAGCGGTTCCGGAAGCGCTGGAGGAGGCCGCGTACCTCGACGGGGCGAGCCGTACGCGCTTTATGTGGCAGATCCTTTTCCCGCTCGTCCTGCCGGGTCTGGTGGCCACGAGCGTGTTTTCCTTCATCTCCGCCTGGAACGACTTCCTGTTCGCCAAGTCCTTCATCATCAGCGACACCTCGCAGTCGACGCTGCCGATGGCCCTGCTGGTCTTCTACGAGCCGGACGACCCCGACTGGGGCGGGGTGATGGCGGGTTCCACGGTCATGACGATTCCGGTTCTGGTGTTCTTCGTACTCGTACAGCGACGGCTGGTCTCCGGGCTGGGCGGAGCGGTAAAGGACTGA